DNA sequence from the Cohnella herbarum genome:
TTAAACGAATGTTCGAAAACAAAAAACGGACCCCCGCAACGCTTACCAACTTCCGCTCAATGGCAGCGTATATTTCTAACAAGGGCATCCGCAAATGAATTAACGCTTAGGAATTCGGATGATAATCTCATAATGATCATCGCAGTCTTTTTCGCTAGCCTTAATCGGTATCCCGGATCCGTTAACCATATCGACGGATTGCCGAATCGTATTCAAGGCAAGACGTACATCCTTCGTGAAGGAAATGCGTTTTTTCTTAGGTTTTGCAACTTCCAAGTAGAACGCGATCCGGATTTCCGTCTGTTTAACGTTAAGTTCCTTCTCGATGATCTCGTTTAGTACTTTATTTTGCATTTCTTCGTCTGGCAGAGAAAGAAGCGCTCTTCCGTGACGTTCCGTAATTTTTCTTTCCAACAAGGCAAGCCTTACCGTTTCGCCTAATTGCAGCAATCGTATCTTATTGGCGATCGTGGATTGGCTCTTGCCCAATCGTTGTGCCAAGCTTTCTTGCGTCAACTGGTGTAAATCGATAAGTTTTTGATAGGCAATGGCTTCCTCAAGAGCAGTTAATCCTTCACGTTGAAGATTCTCTATTAACGCTACAGAAGCAGCTTGCGAATCATTGATTTCTCTAACGATTCCCGGTATGTAATCCATCCCAAGCTTCGTTACCGCTCGCCAACGACGTTCGCCGGCAATGATTTCGAACTTCCCGTCACGTACTCTAACTACGATCGGTTGTATAATCCCATGAGTCTTGATCGTTTGACATAACTCATCGATCCGATCGTCATCGAACACCGTTCTCGGTTGATAAGGACTCGGCACGATCTCATGTATCGGTAATTGTTTAACTTCTTCCTGATTGCTGCGGTCAGATAAACCGAGCAGT
Encoded proteins:
- the noc gene encoding nucleoid occlusion protein, with translation MKEQFSRLLGLSDRSNQEEVKQLPIHEIVPSPYQPRTVFDDDRIDELCQTIKTHGIIQPIVVRVRDGKFEIIAGERRWRAVTKLGMDYIPGIVREINDSQAASVALIENLQREGLTALEEAIAYQKLIDLHQLTQESLAQRLGKSQSTIANKIRLLQLGETVRLALLERKITERHGRALLSLPDEEMQNKVLNEIIEKELNVKQTEIRIAFYLEVAKPKKKRISFTKDVRLALNTIRQSVDMVNGSGIPIKASEKDCDDHYEIIIRIPKR